gaagaggagccCGGGAGGAGAGCCGACGAAGGGGCCCAAGGAGGTCGCAGAGGGCTTGCCGGCGGCGACCAAGGTCGCTGAGGCGCGGCCTCGAGGGAAGCAGCACTGCTGCGCGTGGCGTGCGTGGCCATGGGGATCGGGATCCCTCTCCTGTGCGTGGTGACGGCGtgagggaggagacgagggagagtgggggatcgagcagggggtcgggctagggttagataggggctgcggctgggcctccaggagcaaatgggccggcctgagttcttggctgggcttctctccctctttctccctcctttaaatctcttccaaaaacagaaaagcaaagaaagaagaGGAGAGAAGAAATGGGTGGcaaagaatttgggcatggggattattttcccggactcacaaaaatatgaggAACTTGACAAAATGGCTTGAGgatttttagaggaagtaaaatccacacGCGTTGGGTTTAACTCGGCAGGTTTGAATTTCGAAACccattcaaatgaactccaaacgGGTTGAAAACTATAGAAGGTGACCCTACACATcagatgtgatttatgggcagatttggaacatttctggataaagtaaaattgcaactcaattttactaaaaggccCCAAAGGAAGAATTGAAGTTGAGTTGGATAAAAGGAAATTTGAAGAACAGAGCAAATGTGTTATTGATGATTCCACGCCAATGGAATGGTTTAGTATAGCTCCCTaagtattgggaggatatgttataaagagaaatcaccatgtgaattccctcgatttaaatagatcataatctatgcaatttatttagttgagtttttaaaaattaaatgacatgatggcatgatgacatgatgcaatgaaaaataaaaaagcaagcacaaaagaaacacacggtgatcacgaaaatatgaaagtcttctgaagcgtcggtcttgagGCGTTACAACCGAAACGAAGGAATTGCCTTATTCATGTGTCTCCGCGGTCTTCCTTCTTGAGTGCAAGTTTCCGCTGCTTCCAACTATTGTGTGCCATCTCTACTGTATCGCGAGCTTAAGCTAATATCATGCAGTGAGATAATGTCCGGGAGTGGTGCACAGGATCGTCTGGTTTTTGCCTGGAAAAAAAAGGATCATCTGGTTTCAGGTGTGAGAGAACAGTTAACATCATGTTCGACCTTAATCCCATCAGCACGCTGCCATTCACAATGCAATGCTTCTATCGTAGTGGTAAGTTAATACTGCACGTATTGCACTCTTCCTTAATGGCAACCATGATTTCAGTTAAAATTGGGAAAACTTTTAAGTTACATCTACTACAAGTGATGTCTAAATGTTGAACTAACAACATTGATCAGGTAATGCTTACTGAGCTAACAGTCCCACGGTGCACAGCTAAAGTCATTGATCAGGTAATGCTTACTGAGCTAACGTACAAGCAGATTAACTATTGGACTGTGCATCAGCATTACCATATTTACCCATTACAATGTACACTCATACATTCATTCGTACGGAGATTGGGGGAAAAGAGTAATATACCTCGTGTCGGGTAGTCGTGATCTAATTCCTCGTGCGCAGCGCAAGGGTTTCGACTCCATGGCCATCCTCACCGTGTGGATATTGTGGAAGGAGCGCAACAGCCGCGTCTTCCAACGCTCATCGGTCGTGGCTCGGGAGCTCTGTCGGCATATTGAAGAGGAAGCCGGGCTGTGGAAGATCTCTGGAGCAAAAGGGTTGGATCACATTTGAAGATAGTCTCCTCTCCTTCATAGGGCGTTGTCTTTCTTATTGCGACATTCTAGTTGCCTGCCAGGCACAGTCGCGTCGTCCCCTGTAATCGCGGCCTGCTGCCGGACACTCTGTACTATTTTTCCTTCCTCTAATACATCGGCACGCAAGCCTTTTGCGTGTttgcaaaacaaaaaaaaggagatTCATCTATAGAATATATAATATGCATTGAATAAAAAAAGAGATTCTTCTTGGTGAGCACTAATCAGTTGTTATAGATTGTTGTTGAGATAAGTTTCTCCTACGACTAAAATTGTGTCTTTGCTCTGATGTAAGAATGATCTTCAAAACTGTGTTATGTGGAATTACACTAAAATGATGGATTTTGTTACTAGGTGTGGACCAGGTGTAGATGCACTATAGGGTGAGAAGCTCCATTTTGTTCCGAATGCTTATAAGTCTTTCCGAGCATTTATCAGTGGGTGCCACCCAATAAAACACGCCACTGATCGAGCTACTCAACGAGGATGAGCATGATAGGAAGCAGAAAAGATGACCATGACCACGTGAGAAGGAGACGACGGCCACGGGCCACGAAGAAGAATAACAAAGCTCTGATGATCGAGCTACTCAACGAGGATGAGCATGGTAGGGAGCAGAAAAGATGACCAGAACCACAAGAGGAGACGATGACAATACTGGGTGATGTGCACAAGGATCTTAGACTTATATGTTAGAGATGATTAGTGCTGAACCACTAAAACCTATATGcctccgttgcaacacacgggcaattAACTAGTGCCTCGTAACAGCTGGCGAAAGGGGGCGAATCATATTTACCACCCGTGTGCGGCAAATAAACGAGCATTCGCTGAAGGCCACACTCAGCGGGCCAGCCcactatttcttttttctttttttcttttcttttactatcagaaatttccaaaaaaaaaatacaaacaggttcatttattttatttttggttttttccTTAGAATATGGTTTATGTTCAATATATGTTCACCCTATATTATAAAAATGTACATCACGTATTATTAAAATGTCCAATATGTATTTTAAAATTGTCCCTCGTGTATTATAAAAATGTTCGACACGTATTTAAACGTATTATAATAAAAATAAATacagtttaaaaaatgttcattgtaaATTATAAACATGTTCAtcctatattataaaaataatcaacatgtatttttttaaatcATCGCGTATTATAAAAATGTTTAATATGGTTAGgtgtattataaaaatgttcatcccATATAATATTATGGTTCAATATGTACTTTAAGcatgttcatcatgtatttttaaaatgttcatcgtgtattataaaaatcttcatgaattctaaaaagttcataaatttgatttttttttctttctagaatttgaaacaagttcacaaatttgaaaaaaatcaaaagtttgtgaaaaagttcacgaattccgaacaattttttttaaaatgtgaCCAGGTTTTGCAAATtgtgaacattttcaaaattcCGAACATTGTTGGAAAATCAAAACCGGTTAGCTAAAGTGACAAAAAAGGATCAACATGCGAACCTCATGCTTTGGTAGTAACCAACTTAACCAACTTGGACAGCTCGCCTTCCGTGCTTATttactttttttcttcttctttttgttgtgCGTCAAATTGTAGCGCTAAAAAGAGAACTCCAGTTTattctttttttggttttctagATCATTTTATTCGGTTTTCCTTTCTTTTTCATTCTTCTTatattgatgatttttttcaaatttgatgaactttttttccaatttgatgaactttttctcaaaatcattaaacttttgtgaacattatttcaaattcgatgaacttttcaaaattgttgaactttttcctaaatttgtgaactttttcaaaatccataaacaaTTTTGAATTCATTACATTTTTGTTTTTTGGTGATTTTTTGTATCTTTTTCAAAAGTGAACAATTGATCGGTCAGACTGGTTAACCGCTAACGGTCAAATGCAATGGAGTGATCAGGGAAAAACAGGTCAAATGCAATCAAGCGATCGCCTTCTACATGGGCCGACCCATGAGGGTGGGTGTGAGCACAAGCAGCGCCAATTAGGAGCTCCCCTAACATCTGGCGTCAAATaggagttttctcttttttttgacgCCGATGACGCCCACACGGTGGGCGTTAAGGGGTTTGTCCACATGTTTTGTGTGGTGTCTAAGAGGATCAgcccacacgcctacgtgtgggcaaaacaagtaatgcccacacgtATCTTTTTTTTCTCGCGGTCCCTCTCACACGCCTATGTGTGGGCAatatagataacgcccacacgcccgtacgtcaggcctcctacctcatggccccgcacgccccgcgtgacagtcaccacaCGCCCCGCAtttgccatggtccggaccctcttccatgtcgtttaactgcagttgccatgtcgctgaactacagttgccatgtcggacaactacagttgccatgattgctcaactgcagttgccatctcaggtcaagtgccagatgttatttttggacaactacagctgttgccatgtatgATCTGGTTTACTATAGtcgccatgatttgaaaactttaggggttgccacctactaacactaggcagttgacatgtatggtctggtttactacggttgccatgttttgaaaactttaggagttgccacctactaacactaggcagttgccgtgtagcgcTACAAAGAGACATGGCAAAATAATATGTTCGGGTAAAGAAAGAGTtgacatctgcttacaagcacactagggcagttgccatgtaccctgcaaaacacatggcacctgacatgttcgggtaaaagagagagttgccatctgcttacaagcacactagggcagttgccatgtgccctgcaaaacacatggcaactgacagctttgggtgtgggagaggagacgggcgtgtgggcaaactgataaatgcccacacaccagcccctgtgCGTGAGTGAAAACTGACGTGTGGACGAACTGCTAAATGCCCACACATCGGTCCCTCCGTGTGGTGAAAACGGGcgtgtgggcgaccggatgaatgcccacacaccagcccagtcctacATGGCACCACAAACATGCCAAAATTCGTGCAACCACAAACGGACatggatccacgcgtgtgggcgagatgcaaacgcccacacatgtgggcgtttgtATTTCCGTTTTTTTCGTAGATTGGTTTATTCCAAACATTTGATCTCTTAAAAAGTGAGCCCAAATCACGAACTGTTTTCACCGTTGGAATTCTCGCGCCGAGATTTTCGAAACTAAATCCCATATTAATAGGTTCCGACgaacttttttcatgaaaaaaccaaAAAACGAGTCGGAAGTACGATCcctcccctttttcccttttcgagaggcacaaTTATAGtagaagcaaatttgtgcctctcgcggaagaaaaataaTAATTTTTTCCTTTCCATGAAGCACAtctgtgcctcttgcggaagcaaaccTGTGCCTTCACGAGAAGCAAATAtatgcctctcacggaagaaaaagtACGCGTTTTTCCTTTCTCGAGAGGCACAACTGTGCCTCTTgtggaagcaaatctgtgcctccacgagaagcaaatctatgcctctagcgaaaaaaacatatttttttgtcGTTTCAAGAGGCACAACTTTGCCTCCGGCGGAAGCAAATTTATGCCTCCATGggaagcaaatttgtgcctctcGTGAAAAAAAAGCGCATTTTTCcgtgcattttttttattttttgtccaaaACCTAAGGAAGACCGGGCGAAAACTAAAAAGCCAACCTCCCTACCCCCAAAAAACCCAGCTAAAACCCGAAAACGCGtacaaaaataaatagaaaaataaaatctTGAGGAAGCGCCCAACACGCGACATATGGCGACGGCTGACGCACTCTTAGCCCACCAAAAAAGACCATTGAGGGGCTTCCTCAAGGGTACCCCTTATTTAGTGTCTGCCATCTGCTAAGTTTATGGGAGATAGGGTCCCATGCTACTATTATACATGAATATTAGAACGTAAAGCTAGTTTTCAGTTTTGTAGTTTCATTCATAAACGCAGAAACTTCAATTTCAAGGCCGATAATCTCGTCAAATTTGTTTGTAATCTTGTTATAGTTAGACATGTGTGGTTGGGCAATCCTTATGACCCAACTGTTGTAATTGTGGACATTACTTTGAATCAATAAAGGCTGAAAAGGCTGacgagatttctcaaaaaaaaatctgcCGAGTTTAAAACAAACTTTAAAAAATCTGTCGTTTTTAAGTTTTTTTTGAGCCGTTCTTTTTTATGTTTAAAACAGACTTTCAAGAAGCACCATGATATATTTTGGTCTGTTGGCGTGAAGTAGGCCCAGAACTAACAAACCAGCCCAAAAGGGCTACAGTGTACACTGTACAGTACGGTTGTACGAAAAGGTCCCCTCTGTAGCGGAAACAGGACGACGCAATCCAATCCTTCCTCTCCCCACTCCGCCTCCTTCCGCCGTCCCCGCTCTCCGCCCACCGGAGAGCtcgccgcggcgcggcgcggcggagccgagctctaCTCCTCTTCCCGTGCCTTTCTTTCCGCTCCCTCCTGAGTCCTCCCTCTGAATCTCTCCTATAGCCTATACCACAGGCTACAGCTGACGCCTCGATCCCGCCCCCGCCCCCACACGACCGGCCGTCACCGTTCTTCCTCGCCGGGACGTCGCGTTCCTGCTGTATCCACCCCGTCCGCGGTCTTTGGCCATTGGGTTTTGAGGTATGAGGTATTACCCTCCACTCCAGCAATTAGATTAATCCCACTGACCTTCACAATTAAGGGGTGTCCTGGTGCGCACCCGGCACACCATCTAGATCTGCCCCCTGGCTGTCGACCTATGAGCTGTACGTAGTACCGGTTTTGCTTTGCCCGTGGCATGATTTTCTGCTTGTTGGGTAGTACGAGTACATTTTAATTTTACTAAAGAGTATCGGGAATACAAGGGTAGAATGCTGCACTTCAGCCTGCATTGGTGTTCAAGTGTGATCTCATAACGGTTGGCTGTTGTGTTTGCTTTACTTAGCTTTTGGGGTAGTTTTGTGTCAGGCTTGGAATTCCTAAGTACTCCCtcagttcacaaatataagatgttctaacttttttctgaatcggatgtatatagacaagtTTTATGTGTTTGTTCattcatttcagtccgtatgttagttcatattgaaatatcgaaaacatcttatatttgtgaacagaggaaGTAGTTGATTTCAGGTGGGGCTCATAGGTTTCACCTGATCTCCATCATAATCCTCTCTGAACATCAGGAATTTTGCTTTACCTGGAAATTCTTTTTTCTTCTGCCCAAAATCCCTTCACACGGACTCGGTTTTTGTTTGGGAAGTTGTTGACAACAAACATGCTTAGTTTAGTTCGTAGCAGTAGGGGATTGCACTGGCCTATTCGTTCTATGCAAAAGGTAGAAATTTCATTGTTTTGAAGTAGATTAGTTCAATCGATACTTGATACTGTTGTGGATATTTGACATTCTTCCTCCTAATTCAGTATGTAAGCATTCCTATTTTTAACCTCTATTTGGCTCTGGTTAATTCTAGAATTCAAGAAGTTGGAAACATGAGCTACTGCCAAGCTACAACGTACAAGCCTCTTGGTGGGCTCACTTTGGACAGACCATTAGGTCTTGGGAGAACTTGCAAAATACTTCCTCAACATTCTGTATGGCAACATTTTTCTAGATCTTGCAAGCTGCAAGAGAAAGTATATCCAAGGCTTGTTGTTGCTGCTTGCCATAAGAGGCTTGGTCCTGTATATGCCTCAAGCGGGAAGGGAAACCTTGATTTTGTCAATGATGTAAGTAGCATTCACAGCTTTCTTATGATTGATCATTTACTTACTTTGTGGTGGGGTATCTATTGGAAACTTGCAACCTCCTTGCAGCTTAGCAAAATTGTCAAGTTTTAATTGGTTTGGCACAATGGAAGTTTCTTATTGATGTTGTAGGAATACATTAGTTTCAGGAATTCCTCTTTGTGAAATAGGGATATGGTGTAAAATGGGTTGTGCTGGGCAGTTGATATGCTACACACCAAGCACATCAAGGTTGTTAGGCACAATTGCTCATGTGGGACCATCTGCTAAATTTACTGTTGCTTTCTTTTCAGCCATTCTCTATGGAATCTTTGAACAAAGCAATGGATGGAGCAAAAAAGCAACAGTCTATACAAGGCTTCCTGATGGAGCAAATAGCTAAGATTACAGGACAGGGGTCTGGTGGAAATGGAGGAAATAATAAACGTTATGGAGGCAGTGGTGGTGGTTCTGATGGCCCAGATGACGAATCTTTCACGGATTCGTTGTATGAAGTGGTCCAAGTTGTGTTAGCAACTGTTGCTTTTGTACTCACGGTAATTGCATTGCTCCTTTcttccttatcattgtcattctttCTGAAATGCTATATTTGTAACGATAGTTCTGTGCAGATTTTTCAATCTCTTATAATGCCTGAACATACAACATTAAGCTAGCATTTTGTTTATTTTCAGTGCAAACTTTTTGTTGTTTATTCACAACCGTAGTTGATGGTACAAATACATCATGGACATTATATATTTATTCAACACCCCTTTCTCCTTGTGTACTTTAGCTGGCTCAAAAGGAATAAGGTGGATCAGTGAAGTACAGAATGGTGATATTTCCATTCTCCATTAGTGAGAAAACCATCCGCGTGGCTCCCGCTTTTGTAAAGGAGATCTCATATTTCTTCATGGCAGCTATTTTTGTATTTCTCATAAATATTAATCTTTGTGGACTAACTTATAAGTAAAAAAGATAAACTACCCTTCGCACTAGAGGAGCTTACCAGTAGGAATGTTAGTTTATTGGTGTACCATTAGTAACATGTGCTATGTTTTCTCATGATCATCTTCATTACTAGTGCTGTTctagatatatactccctccgtccggaaatacttgtcatcaaaatggacaaaaagggatgtatctagaactaaaatacatctagatacatccccttttattcattttgatgacaagtatttccggacggagggagtatgtgataaTGTGAAACTAAACTTCCAGCTGCCATAGACAATACTTCCGCACAAATCTTTTTCCGCCATAACACACGTAACATGAGTGTGCTCATATTGTTGTCGGCTGTGAACCTTAAGGACCCCCACATCATCTTTCTAAACAAGGTTTGCTTCATTATGCAGTACATCCACATCATCAGAGGAGAGGAGCTGTACCGCCTTGCAAGGGACTATACCAGATACCTCGTCACTGGCAAGAGAACGTCCCGGCTGAAGCGTGCCATGCTTAACTGGCGTGATTTCTCAGATAGCATCACAAAGAATTTCAGCACACAAGACGATGTGTATCGAAGCCCGGTCGCCTCTGAAGCCATGTGGTGGCAACAGCCCCAGAAGCTGGTTCATCATCTTGGTGACCTTTTCAGAGGCAACCTGCGTCCACATGCCCAGGAATCTTAAACCCTAGCATTCCACGGTTGCCTTCGAATTTCTGTTTCTGATCATCTAGTTTATGCCAGTGCTAAGTAAATCGACGCAACTAGACGATCAGCTGTTTTTTCTGGCGGATGGCGATTCTCGCCTAGTGTACTGAAATTCATTCATATGATGTGATGCTGTCTCTGGTCTGTACGTATTGACCACAGAACAGGAGGGTCAGGAGTTAATTCTTGTCAGCTTTGAAGGTCATCATGTAACGTAACATCATTGCTATGATCGTCTGCTCGTCCATGGGGTGCTGCAGCTGGCAGCTGGCAGCTTGAATGCTGAATCTGATGGATCAGAACTGCAAAGGTCCAAGTACTGTCAGTGAGTCAATGCGGCAAAGAAGTGTACTGCCATCTATAAAGAATGTTGTGGTGTTCTCAGTGTGATTTGCTTTCCCATGGGCCATGGTAGTTCAGTTTGTCTAGCCTATTTGAGTTAACTGCAGAGACTTGCAAGATAATCTCTCCATTTGTTGCTGTCTTTATGTACTCTACTACTCTCTCCGAtccgaaatataagtctttttagagtttCCAACAAAgaactacgtacggagcaaaatgagtgaatctacactctaaaatatgtctacatatattcgtatgttgtagtccatttgaaatctctaaaaagacttatactccctccgttcttaaatataagtctttttagacatttcaaatggactacaacatacggatgtatgtagacatattttagagtatagattcacttattttgctccgtatgtagtcactcgttgaaatctctaaaaagacttatattttggaacggagggagtatttaggaacggagggagtatataaggtGCCATGAACAAGTCAAAACCATGTCCCCCTCCCTGAATTCAACTGGGGTGGGCCTCTTCATCCCCCTGTTACCAATCATAATCCCCCACATCAGCTTGTTTGTAAAAAAATAACCTTTTTATAATGTAGTATTACTCTTATATATTCTTGATGGGCCATTTAGGCAGGTCTGAAGGGTGCTCTTTTTTTTGGAAAGGAGGATAATCCTGGCTGGCCTCAGCATCGATCGACACACAGCCATTTGTCTGAACGGTGGTCTGATTAGGAGAAAGCTTGACTGACCCGGTTGTTTGCGTCATTCAACTGTACTAATACTCCCCTAAAGAAAACTAGCACTAATGCTAATAGATTGGAGGCAGAAACGAAGGAAGTGCACTTTGGCTTGTGTCAATCAAACTGCCCATGAATGCAGCAGACAAAGGCTCTTAACACCGCGATTTCCGGAGCCGAAAGCCAGGAGGACGACCAGACGAATTAGCTGATAGAGCTAAGCACATGGCTGGGCTGGGAGCTCCAAACGAGTCAAACAAATCGCCCCATTTGCGTACTCATGATTGGGCTTGGGCATTGGCACGAGCAGTGACCTCAAGGTCTAAACTGCCATGCCTAACGACACCATTGGTGTCTCTGAGAAATGGTTTGTTCAGTTTGTCTAGTCTGGCCGCTAATTGGTCCTTGATCAGCATTTCCTTCATTTCAGGCAGCTGATCTGGAACTAGTTTATCGATGTTCCGGAAACACTTGTTCAGTCCAGAGGACCGTTTCAGGTAAGACCGCGCGCCGATTCAGCGAGTAAACAATTCGCTCAGAGTGTGTCATGCCTGGTCGAACACATTTAGCTGATTGATTCATGTAGTTATAATACTTGGAGTAATAAACAAGCTAACAGAAGTAACGTAGTTGCAGAAGCTTTGTTATGATGCACGTAATAACCGAGTCAATGAAACAACGTGGATAATTTACCCTTTGATTGTCTCAATGACAGTGACCCCGGACCCCATCCGGTAGCCTCTCAAAGGGGGCAAATGATCCAATGAAGAAGTAAAGTGGGGCAAAAGATCCAATTTCTCTGAAAAGAGCCCCGAAAAGAAGGACGGAGCAGATGAAAAACCATTATCTCGCCGTCGCTCACGTAAAAAAGCCCCATCGGCGGTGGAAGCGCGTGGAccccgtccctccgcccgcccggTCCCGCGAGCGAAACCGTCGCCTCGTGTGGACTTGTGCATGGGGAGAAAGGAAACGATTCccgtcgctgtcgccgtcgccgtGGAGGCGCCGGACCGAGACAGCCACGACAGCGGCCGCCGACCACGACCCTTAGAATTCCCGCGCCATGGCTCGCCCGCGAGGCAGCTGAGCGGTGATGATGACGGGGAAGCTAGATAGCCAGCTAGCTAGCTGTAAGTTGGCATGAGATCGAAAGCTGAGCATTGTGGATGTCGCGGTTGCGGGCGCTGTTCGATCATGTGCGGTGAACCGCACCCACCGCGCAAGATCATGAGAGACGTGACTCGTGAGGCGTTTGGTCCAAAAAAATTGCAGCGTAGACGTGATGCTGTCAGCAGGCAAGCAGTCTAACAGATATCAGCACTGTAGTCAAACAGGGGCAAAAATCAGCCCAACCAAACACGTTGTACGGGACTAGATTTACCTGTCTAGTGACCCGAATCAAGAATTTACCTGTGAATGTGATGGGAGTTGATGTCTTTCACCGTGGGTGTTTTGAGATTGGACGAGCCTACGATGTATGCGTGGAGTGGATGGATTAGGACCTGCTCGAAACGAAAGAAAAGGTCGCGGGTGACGGTGAATCAAGATCCCATCAGTCTCGTCAAAATAAGAGTGCTGCAAGCCAGTTTAGAGACGGCTTCTAGATGTTTGAATTGAAGCGGGAAAAGCTGACCCAATAATTAAGGACCGCCTGTAAATGTCGAAAGTCATCTTCTGCTTGCGAGCTCCAATAAACTCATGATAAACAGTAAAATCCAGAAAAACAAAGGAATCTGAATCTTTTTTGGGGGTGAACTTCGACGGATGTTTTCACTGCTTGTAAAATTTCATCATTTAATAACATTCATCGAAATCATGATTAAAAAATAACACTGGCACTCCAAAATAGTAAAACAAACAACATTTTCGGAgcatttttttgccatgacttccaaaATACCATTTCAAGATGAAATTTTGTGAGCACTCAAAACATTAGTCAATATTTGCCACAAAAATAATCAGTAGTTTCTGATTTCTTTTGGATTTTACTGTTCAACCGAGATCATTTGAGCACGAGCTTAGAAACACCACGTCCCTATATATGTTAGGTACTTGAAGAGAAATTGGGGCCAGTAAAAAAAAGTGAGTAGTTCGATGATGAATGGGCGGCTAGATGATCATCTATACCATGCTTTCTTCTCCCCATGTACAAATCAGTGCCCGATCCTCCAAGCACTCACCTGCACCGTCCCAACCGCCTGCCTCCACCCCGCGGGCGGTGGGGGTTGCCGTGCACTGCCTCGNNNNNNNNNNNNNNNNNNNNNNNNNNNNNNNNNNNNNNNNNNNNNNNNNNNNNNNNNNNNNNNNNNNNNNNNNNNNNNNNNNNNNNNNNNNNNNNNNNNNNNNNNNNNNNNNNNNNNNNNNNNNNNNNNNNNNNNNNNNNNNNNNNNNNNNNNNNNNNNNNNNNNNNNNNNNNNNNNNNNNNNNNNNNNNNNNNNNNNNNNNNNNNNNNNNNNNNNNNNNNNNNNNNNNNNNNNNNNNNNNNNNNNNNNNNNNNNNNNNNNNNNNNNNNNNNNNNNNNNNNNNNNNNNNNNNNNNNNNNNNNNNNNNNNNNNNNNNNNNNNNNNNNNNNNNNNNNNNNNNNNNNNNNNNNNNNNNNNNNNNNNNNNNNNNNNNNNNNNNNNNNNNNNNNGTTGCTTGTTGTGGCCACCGCTCGCTGCCTTCACTATTCCTTCTTTTGGAAGTGTC
This region of Triticum aestivum cultivar Chinese Spring chromosome 2D, IWGSC CS RefSeq v2.1, whole genome shotgun sequence genomic DNA includes:
- the LOC123053738 gene encoding uncharacterized protein isoform X1; translation: MRIQEVGNMSYCQATTYKPLGGLTLDRPLGLGRTCKILPQHSVWQHFSRSCKLQEKVYPRLVVAACHKRLGPVYASSGKGNLDFVNDPFSMESLNKAMDGAKKQQSIQGFLMEQIAKITGQGSGGNGGNNKRYGGSGGGSDGPDDESFTDSLYEVVQVVLATVAFVLTYIHIIRGEELYRLARDYTRYLVTGKRTSRLKRAMLNWRDFSDSITKNFSTQDDVYRSPVASEAMWWQQPQKLVHHLGDLFRGNLRPHAQES
- the LOC123053738 gene encoding uncharacterized protein isoform X2, which encodes MRIQEVGNMSYCQATTYKPLGGLTLDRPLGLGRTCKILPQHSVWQHFSRSCKLQEKVYPRLVVAACHKRLGPVYASSGKGNLDPFSMESLNKAMDGAKKQQSIQGFLMEQIAKITGQGSGGNGGNNKRYGGSGGGSDGPDDESFTDSLYEVVQVVLATVAFVLTYIHIIRGEELYRLARDYTRYLVTGKRTSRLKRAMLNWRDFSDSITKNFSTQDDVYRSPVASEAMWWQQPQKLVHHLGDLFRGNLRPHAQES
- the LOC123053738 gene encoding uncharacterized protein isoform X3, with amino-acid sequence MSYCQATTYKPLGGLTLDRPLGLGRTCKILPQHSVWQHFSRSCKLQEKVYPRLVVAACHKRLGPVYASSGKGNLDFVNDPFSMESLNKAMDGAKKQQSIQGFLMEQIAKITGQGSGGNGGNNKRYGGSGGGSDGPDDESFTDSLYEVVQVVLATVAFVLTYIHIIRGEELYRLARDYTRYLVTGKRTSRLKRAMLNWRDFSDSITKNFSTQDDVYRSPVASEAMWWQQPQKLVHHLGDLFRGNLRPHAQES